Proteins from a genomic interval of Oryctolagus cuniculus chromosome 8, mOryCun1.1, whole genome shotgun sequence:
- the LOC108178789 gene encoding zinc finger protein 252-like: protein MNNAQKILYRDVMLETYSILFSLGHCMTKPDLILKLEQGVEPCMVEECLHQRLPEIHIEEKPHEYNDYGKDFLNKSNLINQQRIHKGKKHYECNEYGKAFGHKSNLKMHQRIHIGEKPYKCFDCGKVFGRKSSIIIHQRVHTGEKHYECNVCRKAFGQKSNLMRHQRIHTGEKPHKCNDCGKAFGQKTNLIVHQRIHTGKKPYECNDCGKAFGHKTNLIMHQRIHTGEKPYECSNCGKAFGHKTSLIMHQRIHTGEKPYECKECGKAFGQKASLIMHQRIHTGEKPYECKECGKAFGKKSTITRHQRIHTGEKPYECNNCGKAFGQKESLIMHQRTHTSEKPNECNNCGKAFGQKASLIMHQRIHTGEKPYECNNCGKAFGRKASLIMHQRIHTGGNLMNVMTEEKPLEIYHNSMHQRINTGEKCHECNDWKSLL, encoded by the exons atgaacaaTGCTCAAAAAATcttgtacagggatgtgatgctggagacctacagcatcctgttctccttgg ggcactgcatGACCAAACCTGATTTGATCTTGAAGTTGGAGCAAGGAGTAGAACCCTGCATGGTGGAAGAATGCTTGCATCAGAGACTTCcag AGATTCACATagaggagaaacctcatgaatatAATGACTATGGAAAAGACTTTTTGAACAAGTCCAACCTCATCAATCAGCAGAGAATTCACAAAGGGAAGaagcattatgaatgcaatgaatatggaaaagcctttggtcataaatcaaacctcaaaatgcatcagagaattcacataggggagaaaccttataaatgtTTTGACTGTGGAAAAGTCTTTGGCCGGAAGTCAAGCATCATCATTCATCAAAGAGTTCACACTGGGGAGAAACATTATGAATGTAATGTCTGTagaaaagcttttggccagaaatcaaaTCTCATGaggcatcagagaattcacacaggggagaaacctcataaatgtaatgactgtggaaaagcctttggccagaagacCAACCTAAtagtgcatcagagaattcacacaggtaagaaaccttatgaatgtaatgactgtggaaaagcctttggccataaGACCAACCtaataatgcatcagagaattcacacaggggagaaaccttatgaatgtagtaactgtggaaaagcctttggccataaGACAAGCCtaataatgcatcagagaattcacacaggtgagaaaccttatgaatgcaaggaatgtggaaaagcctttggccagaaggcaagcctaataatgcatcagagaattcacacaggggagaaaccttatgaatgcaaggaatgtggaaaagcctttggcaagAAGTCAACAATcactagacatcagagaattcatacaggggagaaaccttatgaatgtaataactgtggaaaagcctttggccagaaggaaagcctaataatgcatcagagaactcacacaagTGAAAAACCTAATGAATGTaataactgtggaaaagcctttggccagaaggcaagcctaataatgcatcagagaattcacacaggggagaaaccttatgaatgtaataactgtggaaaagcctttggccggaAGGCAAGCCtaataatgcatcagagaattcacacagggggaaaccttatgaatgtaatgactgagGAAAAGCCTTTGGAAATATATCACAACTCAATGCATCAGAGAATTAACACAGGAGAGAAAtgtcatgaatgtaatgactggaaaagTCTTTTGTGA